Within the Phaseolus vulgaris cultivar G19833 chromosome 9, P. vulgaris v2.0, whole genome shotgun sequence genome, the region ACTAGACCTAATTCAAAAAATGTCTTTATGAAAGAGAGTTTGTTATTCAAACTTTACGCAATCTCACCCAACAATGATggattgaatataatatttttctagcATTTCAGTATGATTTTTAATCTCACACTATGATAGATATTTAttctttcattttctctctATGTTTTCCTTGCTTGCATTTTTTTTCCTCAAAAGTTTTCTTTAGGTAtagaaggagaagaaaatttcTCTATAAAGagataattgataattaatatttatcacAAGATATCTTAAAAATACTATCTTCACCTTTAGACaaagctaaaaaaaatataatttcaaaattttttaGATATCCATGATTAGATAcagttaataatttattattattctttattcaattaattaaaataatatttatttctataactaatattttctaattaaattaatataacaattaaataatattaatccaCGAGATTGTATTATCAAGATTATCTTTGGAGCGACGGGTAGGTGTTACAATAGATATCAGCCGATAACCCTCGTATACATATAATAGCAAAATAGaatatgtaatatattttatattttttaatttataaatgaaaatattatttttttaagttgtttttattttagccGTGTACATTTAagattttacttaattttttttttgttgcatCTTAACTTTTGGTCTAAGACAAATTCTTCCTTCACTTCCATACATTATTTCTACATctctatttctttttaatttcaataagtGGTGAAAAGTGGAgtgtattcttattttttttaagtgatgATGGTTGTTTGTGATAATTATGTTGGCTGATGTAAGTTTTATACCATTTGAAAGCTacaaaatctataaaaaaaatgatgtaCAAAAATTgaatacaaaactaaaaaatgatGAAACTATTTTCTCAAATATTGTAGTTAAAAAGGAATGAAAGTGTTGCAACTAGAAGGAAGATATGAAAGTGTAACTGAGATTATTTAAAGAAGttaaattatatttcatttatgtttatttaaattttttaaaaagtttaaaactaACTTTTCAAATTAATATGGTGGTGCAAGAGAAAATGTGCGGAAGTGGAAGAAAAATTTGTCTTAGTTTAATAGTTAAAAAggtttacttaatttttttatttataaatttaaatattttaaattaagtttatattaaaatattgattttattgaagtttaaaatattttcagttttttattcaaaatattttgttatttgattTTGTTGATCAATACATAACTATTATTTtcgttatttttgtttttttatttatctttgatGTCGCACTATGTCAttgattatgaaaataaaaaatattttaaatttttttagttaaaatgtGAACAACGAAAAAAAGGCAAAGAAATGTAAAGCCGAAAAGCTTTTCAACCTCAAATGGATGACCAATTCTTGAGTAAGGACTTTGTGTTTGAAAGGTTGAAAACCAAAAACTGTTTGAAATTCCGACAAAATTGAACacaagaaaatatattatatttaattaaataggtTGAACATAGAAGACACCTTTGTCTATGAATGTGAACATATTATATTGTTCAAACAAACAATAACACCATTAAATATTTACAGTTTTTTttctagtaaaaaaaatatgtatttaaagtAATCTTAGAAACTAGATAATTAtgttaaagttatttaaattgTTCTTCTCCAGGTGcatttctacatttttttttttataaaagttctcatgttaggcatcacaaTGCAACTTGTCATCTCAGcaaggctgacacctcaagtaacaacaatcatctgccatcacatgaaaaaaagtattattaaaaaaaagaaaaagaaagaaaaaacaaaaatatggggggactagaccaaaacccacatgttaacaaaaacgatacataggtagactatacctattcataaagaattctaaaaacagactagatggaagtctattataccaatgaaatgattctctatgaatgaaccctaaattagccaacttatcagcacatgcattcccctcccgaaaaatatgagtaaccctaaacctgattgtcccacagtaattaagacaagaattccatcgattacgaagcatccacggaacattagtcctagacGCAGCACAAACAAAGAccgaatcacattcaagccaaacatttgtaagtcccatcttttgagcttcctccatataAGTAAAGTATTGTACATAATTAATATATCattagtatattttatttagGTCTTATTGACCATTATGATTATTTTTGTGGTTTGgttttattcattaaatataatattaaacttaacttttaaaatatggtaaattattaattatttttctttacacTGGGGTTATTATAAGTATATGTAATGTCTTaaatcataaatttattttattgttgcatagtttaaattgaatatgttcttaaatatttatttttttattaaattattaaaatcacGTTCATTAGTTTTTAAGAGTTAATTcagttaaaattgatatattagtataataaaaaaaagcaaGTCATTTGTGGTCTCTCAAAATTcccataataaaaaattaatatttattaactatttttaaaatatgaaccATTGGTCATAATCACTATTGAGGAAATTTATTAGCAATAAGTAAAATATCTTTATATAAGGAAAATTAGTAattacaattatttaattttaagatttattaAGTTAAATTATACGAGGTTAGCctaaatctaaattaattttaaaaattaacacACTATATGTACTACATTAATTGATATcataactaatatatatatatatatatatatatatatattacattagttattaattaaaaattaattattttttgtttaattaaatttgCGAGTTTGACGGTGAATGTGTGAAGGGAATGAGCACATTTAAAGAGACATGTAATAATATTCCTTTCTAAataagttattaatattttatttggaaGTCAACTAAAGGAAGTTGAGAATCTCGAaggttgtttttttattaaacttttcactttaataataattttttcgtACGCAATATTGTTTAAAGATATAATCTGAATCAACATGTGTTGgtagatattattattttaatatattaattttgaaaaagagacactattattattttagtttcaataattaatatattgacaTAAAAGACTGaaattacataattataaatGAAACCAAAATTGCAACTAAACATTATTTTAGAGAAAGAAACATTTAATAACCCcttataaaaaactttttttttcacaaatagttatttcaaactttaatttattcttaattGGTTCTTCAATTTTATCCTCTCTACAGGACACctcaaacttgaattttgttttaattgattttaaaaatttatcttttattataaaatagataTTTAACTACATCAGATTATAACCTGTCTAGAATTTAGggtttaaaatttaagttttaatatTTAGATTTAGGGTTAgagttagggttagggttaaagtaacattttttttttgaaggtAGAATGAGAAAGGGGCATGTTGTATTAAATTGAATAGAATAAAGATGTgaactttttctctctcttaacCATTTTGCCCCAGCAGCAGTGGTTAGATGAGCAGGGCAATATTGACTCTTGAACAAAACGCGGAGAATCTGCAGAGcttcttttcaaaatcttcaCTTAAATCTTCCGCCAAGTCAATATGATGTGGCTCAATAGGCTCAATAGACACAATATTAGTACTCTGCCACCACACACAAAAGTAATTTCCTTTCTCATTCTTATTTTGAATTACTATTTCTTTAACAATGAATGCtatgagattaaaaaaaaaatgttgttggGTGGTACCTAGGAGACAGCGAAGGACTAAAATTTCTTCCATCATTTGATTATTACGCGTGCCACTAGTCCACCCTCATCTCCATTCAACATTGAAACTAACTCATTTTTGTCACGTAACAAAACAGACCAAAGTAAAaggtataaaaataaaataaaaagttgtcTTGAGAGCTTATATATAGATTCATTCCAAGGTTGTTTCGGACACATACCAAACTCGCATTCTGTTTTCCTCtgcttgttgttgtttttgtctGCGTAGGTGCAAAGTAAGAGGTGAAAATCATTGCTTGCACTGCATTCATTGCTTATGTGGCTACATGAACCTGTCTTTAATTTAATCTTCATTGTTGTACAGAAGTTGTTGGCAGTGATCATGTCGAGCATTTCCTTGAAGGAGAACGGTGGTGAGGTTTCTGTGAAGAAGGATTATAGCAATGGTGGGGGTGTGAGGGACTTGTATGGCGAGGACAGTGCCACAGAGGATCATCTTATCACTCCATGGACCTTCTCTGTAGCCAGGTACCACTACTTAACATTTGACATGTCGAAAAAGACAACATGGAATTTGTCTGTTGTAGCTTTTATATATTTGGATCTGTGTTCATTTATCTGTCATCCTATTAATGGAGTTTCATTTCTGGCTATGCCAGACTAGTTTTCTGGCCATCTCTAAAAAATGGAGAAATTTTTGTCACATTTCATGGCATTCTTGGATTATGTGTGGTTTGGAGTACTGGGTTTGGTAGATAACCAGTATGTGGTGGAGTTATTTGATAATGTAATGCTTTATGAGATTATTCTGTAGACTTGTAATGTGCGATCTGCAGAGTTTTTTGTGTTTCAATAAAATGTTTGATTTACTTGCTTAGAGTTTGGTGTGGTAATCAAGCATTTGCAATTTTGTGTACAGTGGATGCAGTTTGCTGAGAGATCCACGTTACAACAAAGGGCTGGCCTTTACTGAGGGAGAGAGAGATGCTCATTACTTGCGTGGCCTTTTGCCCCCATCTGTCTTCAATCAGGAACTTCAGGTTACTTGCTTCTTAGTATCACATTCAGTTACTTTATTTATGTAAGGAAAAAAAACTTGAACTCAATTTCGGTGTTCCAGTATTGTTCTGTAATTAGAACGTGATTTTCATGTTGATAATATACGTAATAAAACTTGCATAATGTTGTCCACATGAAACTCCTATTTTGCTCAGAGAACAGTACCAAAACACTTGAAATTGCATCTAACTTTATCCTCTATACAAATGGTATGCTAGAGGCTGTGCAATCTGAGGATTTTTGGCTAATTTCCCTTGGTATTTTAATGTTCAGGAAAAGAGGTTGATGCACAATCTTCGCCAGTATGAGGTTCCTCTGCATAGGTACATGGCCTTGATGGATCTTCAGGTACTTTCTGAATTCTAACTCATCCCATGTAAAGTGCATATACCATGCAGTACTCTCTTTTTAAAAATTGGGTTTTATGAGTACATATATGTACAGTATGCTAGTGTAAGGAACATGTAACCAAGAACTATTGCTACGGAGTTTCTCACTGTCTCTGATATTTCTCTATTGACAGGAGAGGAATGAAAGGCTGTTCTACAAGCTTCTGATCGATAATGTTGAGGAACTGCTTCCTGTTGTTTACACTCCAACGGTTGGAGAAGCATGCCAGAAATACGGAAGCATTTTTAGGCGTCCTCAGGGTCTTTATATCAGTTTGAAAGAAAAGTAAGGCTTTTTTCATGGCACTGCTCCTGTATGTTTTTTCACTAAGCATTTGAGAAAATACTAAGTGTTTTGAATTCTTCAGAGGCAAGATCCTTGAAGTACTGAAAAACTGGCCAGAAAAGAGTATTCAAGTTATTGTTGTGACCGATGGTGAGCGTATATTAGGACTGGGAGATCTTGGCTGCCAGGTAACAAAATAAAGTGCTAGTCTCTTAAATCTGCATTATAAACAAAGACAATTATGATAACATTTTTTCTAAATTGTTTTCAGGGAATGGGAATTCCGGTTGGGAAACTTTCTCTCTATACTGCTTTAGGAGGTGTTCGCCCTTCGTCTGTAAGAACTACTTAATGCTGTTTTTTCTATTCCCTTTTCCTTTCCCTAATTCATAGTTTATCAAATATTAATTTGCTATATGTGATATTCTATGATTTCAGTGCTTGCCTGTTACCATTGATGTTGGCACAAACAATGAGAAGTTGCTGAATGATGAGTTTTACATTGGGCTTAGACAAAGGCGTGCAACTGGGCAGGTCTGATCATCCTTGGCAATACATGCATAAAAAATAATGCTCATTTTTTAACTACAGTTAGTGAGTGTGTGATGTTTTATTCCGTTAACATGATAATTGTTTGTTGTGGTTCAGGAATATGCGGAGCTTCTAGACGAGTTTATGCGTGCAGTTAAGCAGAACTATGGAGAGAAAGTTCTCGTACAGGTTGTATATCAGATTCAACACCTGCAGTGGCTATGGTTTACTTGAGTTTGTTGTTTTACTAATTTTGTTGATTCTTTTTCAGTTTGAGGATTTCGCCAATCATAATGCATTTGATCTGCTGGAAAAATACAGCTCATCTCATCTTGTTTTCAACGATGATATCCAGGTAGAATGGGTTGAAAGTTTCTAACTTGTGCatgatttcttattttaattcaTGCTAATGATTCTGACATTCTTTGATTAAATGCAGGGTACAGCGTCTGTTGTATTAGCAGGATTGCTTGCATCCCTGAAATTAGTTGGGGGAACCTTAGCTGACCACACCTTCTTATTCTTGGGTGCTGGAGAGGTAAGAGCTTGTAGGccaaaattcatttttcattttggtAAGACATGATTTCTGAGAATGCATGATTATATGTTTTTTCTTATTACCTGTATCTTTTGGTTGGTGAAGGCTGGAACTGGTATAGCAGAGCTGATTGCTCTTGAGGTCTCAAAGCAGGTATAGCTTGATATTTGTATTCTTCTTCAGTAATACTATTCATTTTTATGAAGTATCTAAATACTATTTTGCTGGCCAGACAAAAGCTCCAGTGGAAGAGACCCGCAAGAAGATATGGCTTGTGGATTCAAAGGTAAATGCCAGAGGATCCTGGAAAACAAGAAGAGTGTAATCTTCTATTTTTCCTTCTACATGTTCTTCTTCCCTAGCCTCTCATGACAAGTTTGTTCCGTTCCAGGGACTTATTGTCAGCTCTCGTCTGGAATCACTTCAGCAATTCAAAAAGCCTTGGGCTCATGAGCATGAACCTGTGAAGGGACTTCTAGAGGCTGTCAAGGTAAAGAAAGTGTCTCAGATTTTTGTCTTAATTTCATAATAGTTTAATGTTTATTAGCCTTGATTCTTGAACACTAACTTACAATTCACTCCATCAGGCAATCAAGCCAACCGTTTTGATTGGATCATCTGGAGCAGGGAAGACATTTACCAAGGAAGTGGTTGAAACCATGGCATCCTTGAATGAGGTTCTTTCTGGCTTTCTCTAGTGATTTTTTTGCTACCCCATGAAgagaagattatatatatatctcTGATGTTTGTGATATTTCTTGGCGTGTAGAAACCACTCATTCTTGCTCTCTCCAACCCAACTTCACAATCTGAGTGCACAGCTGAAGAGGCTTACACATGGAGCAAGGTAAATTTTCATTACTTCATTTCTACATAGCCCAAGAAACAACACATTGCGTGTTAAATGACAAAGCAGATAAACAAACAAAGATATTGGTTACCACATTATGTCTCTTATATTTTCAGGGTAGAGCAATCTTTGCTAGTGGAAGCCCATTTGACCCTGTTGAATATGAAGGAAAACTTTTTGTTCCTGGACAGGTTTAACTTAAAACTCGCTAAGCCTTTTCTTATTCAACACACACAATTCCAAAGCTGATCTTTTTATTATGTTTCCCACTATGCAATTCAGGCCAACAATGCTTACATATTTCCCGGTTTTGGCTTGGGTTTGATCATGTCTGGTGCAATCCGTGTGCGTGATGAGATGCTCTTGGCAGCCTGTGAGTACATACAAACTAGAGTGATTAGATGATTTAAGCAAGATAAATATATAgcatagaaaaagaaaatgatgaaatgaATGGCTTGATTGAGCTTTTGATCTTTTGCAACAGCTGAAGCTTTGGCTGCACAAGTGTCAGAGGAGAACTATGATAAGGGACTGATTTATCCTCCATTCACAAACATCAGGAAGATATCAGCCAACATTGCTGCTAAAGTGGCGGCTAAGGCATATGATCTAGGTGAGTTTCTTGAAATGTTTTCAGTTTGGACAACAGTGGTTAATGATGTTTATTCTTTTTCACTCCATAATGTTGTCTTCCCTGTTTGGTTGGACAGGTCTGGCTTCTCATCTGCCAAGGCCTAAGGATCTTGTCAAATATGCAGAAAGTTGCATGTACAGCCCAGGCTACCGAAGCTACCGTTGAGTTTTTTTTGATACACAATAAGCTTCTTAGGAACAGATTTATTGCATTGCTTGTTAGGCTTGTGGTATAAGGCATATTGCCATTTGAACTTTCAATAGTTGCTTATTCTTCAAGGATTTTATTTGTATCGGGGAATAATATATATTCCAATTTATGCTGAAcgaaatatgatttttgtagTGCCAATGAGCTTgtttaaattcttttttatcttattatatatatatatatatttcaatttgAATGATTcgtgttttaaaatatttttgaaaaatatacaCTGTATAATTTTTATCTATATTAAAAAGccatcaaataaatttatataaattaaaaaatggtatatataatatatatgtgaAATGAACTTTAATTCAATGGTGAGGATTTAAGAAATATGATTcaataaaaagatattaaacATTTAGTATAACTTAATATtctatatatatgtgtgtgaataaaattattctaaaaaaaagttacttcTAATTTTcagcttttattttcttgtaatatgataattaaaaataaattattcattaaAATTAGGTTTAATTACGCTTGTCATTCAACTATTATTATCTTACAAATTTTACTTCTAAAATTTTTTGTTACATATTTTACCATTATATTTTGCACATTTTACTAATACATTAAATATGTTCAAAGTGCAACGTctcacaacaaatttattttattattaaagtgaaaagactatataaataaaaattcagttattccGGTTTCATTATAAAAGAATCATCGTCTCtctaaaaattcattttttccttttatctGCCTTCTCTCTAATATTGTGATCTCCTCAGTTTGACGACATCCATCAGACTCCTGACACTGAATACTACAAGACTGTTCGATCTAAATCTTTAATAGAGTAAGTTCCTTTTTGctcttctctttgagtcaaattttgaacttgttaggtttgtctcTAGTGGTAtggttagattttttatcagaACTTTCTGGTGCAGGTTAAGCTACCTTGAACTTTTGGtaggtttggagctcttagtgaacATTTGCCCAAGTTTAGGTAAGGGAAGTtagtcttattattttcaataaaaccctAAGCTAGAAGATATGGATGTAAGGGTGTCGTGGTCACTAGttccaaattttgtttgcaAGATTGATTGTTTATGAGTAATGCAGATTATTGTTTgaaataaaatgttaatatgttaatttgggtatggatgatttatggTAGATGCTTTAGTTTGAATCTAAAATTGGTTGATTTGTATAGTTGATATAGTGCAAGTTACTTTTGAAGTGAAATgagttattaaaattatttttgtttgaatatgaatgatgaaattgggCATGATTATGCATATTTCTCTGCATATCTCGCTTAGGCGAGCTAATTCTCGCTCAAGTGATAATAGAATGGAAAGATAGGGTGCTTTCGAGTCCATTTTTGCTCAAGCAAGAAGGAATCTCGCTCAGGCGAAAATAGGATAAATTATGGAGGTGCTCTTGGGTTTACGCTCGCTCAAGCAAGAGGATTTTTGCTTGGGCGAGACCCATTCTCGCCCAAGTGAGCAAATTTCCGCTAAAGCTAGATTCTTtgtataaaagagaaaaattgcCTAttgtttttaagtaaaaaatctaaattttatttaaaaatatgattaaaggaacttagttatgtgtttaagtgaattttgagatatatttggttGTTTAGAAAGTTTGAAATAAGATGTGATTGAATGGTGcattgatgtgttaaatgatgtatgtaatgaggtGAATGTGTGATTAAGACATATAATTTCCAGGGAAagaaataccgtgttgagattgttattagggtgtattgatttgtgagtgtcttgtgaatgagacgattctgactctactgatataatgaaatcatatagatgaagtttttcagttggtgagagtcgttGGAGGTTCAGTTGGCTGAGTCTGAGGTTTGAAATAACTTATCagaacaaataaaatgaatttaccctgtcatatgagaTGATGGGATATTGAGATGATTATGCGCATGACTGTGTGAATTTCACAACGAATAGTATGATTGGTGCAGACAAGGTTATCATACTCGAGAGTCTACTTAAACTCGTGGGAGGTCTATAAACTCGACTCGTAAACCCGACTCGTAGACTCTAAGAGTCTACTTCATataaagattaataaaaaaaatcatatattaatttCATATCATTTTACAATTCTTTTATTGTGCTGAAACatcaaatcaataaaaaataatttaatctcAATCCCAAATTTATTTCAGCactctaaataaaataaaaaatccccaaattagattaaaaataacTCCCAACCCTAAATCTAATTAGGTTAAAAATCCCCACACCCAACCTAATTAGGTTAAAAACCTATGTAGTACAGACATTGACACGAACAcaaagatacgtataatctctaaaatatacgacacagagatacgtataatctctaaaatataggacacaaagatacgtataatctctaaaatataggaCACAAAGACATGAATTataaaaattgataataaagatttatgtgcacaagtatctTTTAACCTATTTTTGTAACAAAAAGATGTTTCATGGCTaattcaaaaggatttgttccttatatttgtaatcataataaaaatttatacaataaatttgagtttttagaaaattaatgtatttattctttttaaaattgtgtttagaACCAtgctagaattgtcagaaatccaacaaatattttttttaaattagacacttcaccaatacgtgtcctacaagtgtcGGTGTTCGATATGTGTGTCCAACAcggacacaccatttaagaggcgtGTCCGAGACTCATAATTAAAACCCCCTAACCCAACCCAATCAAGTTAAAATCCTCGACCCAACCCAACTAAAAAAATCACTCTCATCCCTAAGTCTAACCTTTCCCCCAATTAACCCATGAACTCAGAGCCAAAATGAAGAAGACACGACAGTGTCGCGACAACGTGGCGCAGCGAGGCACGATGATAGTGAGGCACGACGCGATGAGGCACGACAACAGCAAGGCGCAGTGCGGTGAGGCACGATGAGGCGAGGTACGACGATAGTGAAGCGTGACGACGATCTCAAtcattttggattttttttcataactcGTTGACTCAACCTCAAACTCGCGAGTTTGAACCGAGTTCAATGAGTCTATCCAAGTCTACATCGAGTTTTTCAAAAAAACGAGTTTGCCAAAAAACGAGTTCACTCACGGATTCACTCGCCAAACACCAGTTGACTCGTAAACTCGAACGAGTTTGATGGTTCACCTGCGAGTTTGATAACCTTGGGTGCAGCtctctggatgctaatttcaatacacaagTATTTCGGAAGTAGAGTTAAGTGTTTATGTGTTGTGAGTTAGTAAAAGTCTAACATGAGAAAGAtgattgtgattttttttatagacaTTTGATTGTTATGTGAAAATGCATTAGAATTGATGACTTTATGaggatatttaaaattatatttatattagaagtttttaaaaatagctAGTTTACTCTTTGTTTTGTGGCTACTTTCTTTAATCTGTGATGATTGTATATTTACACAAGAGCAAATGATCTTATAGGTGATAGAACTCCTCAATAAGAAGCTAGATGAtggaaatgttatttttaacttgaatattttattttaatcttatataaatatttaaaattcctataaagagagatatatTTGAAGACATTGTATGAAAGagttatatatattacaaattaTGATTATTAGATGAGAAAAAATATAAGGATGTTtacattgtaaaaaaaaaaaaaccaagatACATAAGATCATACATAACCATGTATGATAAAATTAACTTCGGTAATAGTTACTTGAAACAACTATAACAAAACTCAATTTTCTTCTGAACATGATAATAATCACTTGAATATCATGGCAGAGATCATTTTTAATTACTTGCTGTTATTATGTTTATACAAATATAGTTGCAGAAATTTAGGCagattcaaaaaataattaccGTACTCATCATACGAGTCAAGTCCATTTACGTAAGGTCTAAAaccaaaaaactaaaataagaataaaatatataattgtttaGGTAATTGATACATTGCACATTATTCCCCAAAACGAACATTAGCCTGCAGTGTAGGCAAAAAGAACCCAAAAACTTCTAACAAACATCATACTATTTTGAACTCTATAGGCTCTTCATCTATTCTGTGAAAACACGACATTCTCACTGATTCTCATTTAAAATTATCTTAATGTGTGACTCTATTTATTCCAAGCTGTTACAAACATATTTCTAATATACGTAATATCAACATGCGCAGTCCTACAAGAAAGCTGCATTATAGACATTAGCTATGCCGAGTTACTTGAACATGGCTTTTCATTAAGCTTGGATAGATGATTGCATAAATATCAAGCTAAAGGTTTTTGCGTTTTTTCTTCTGCAAGTTGACAGCACCGAATCCCCCAGAAAATGTTGGGTTTCAGTTTTTGGCTCCTGGCCGTGAAAAGCCACCCCATTTGGGTTTTACATGTTGCACAATTAGCAATTGTCCATGCATACCTGCCAAAAATAGCACATTGGAACGTAAGCTTCTCAGTTCTCATTAAATAACCATATACATGTAGACATTATGTAGCATCCTCAGCACTGATCTCACGAAAAACATGATTTGCAGAATAGATCTACTTCATAGGGAACTACTAGCTCATCCTTTTAtgtctttttctatttttattgcTGTATATAGCAGAGACGTTAATCCATACTTGACTCAGAAACTAGAACTTCCTTTGAAAGATGGAAAGCCATTGAAAAAAACGGACATTGCCAAAAATGTTGCGAAGACACAATTTTTTTCTGGATTGTTTATAATAGAAATTTCCATAGAAcagaaggaaaataaaataaagaaatggcTAAtggggagttttccactcccctGCATACCAGCCTAAGTCCTAATGGAATTGTTAGCTAAAAGAAAATGGCATTCCGTTTTACCTATCTACTCGTCAATCAATAAATAAAGCACCTTTGCATTGACAATCAAAAGCTAGAAAAGTAACAATTAAGAGATTTTTGTGCGAATAAATGGAAAGCAAATTTATATCTATAATAATGTAAATTAGAAGGGCACTGGTTAAAGGGAATACAAGATAGTTTTTTATATTCTATTACT harbors:
- the LOC137822959 gene encoding NADP-dependent malic enzyme isoform X1, whose amino-acid sequence is MMWLNRLNRHNISTLPPHTKKLLAVIMSSISLKENGGEVSVKKDYSNGGGVRDLYGEDSATEDHLITPWTFSVASGCSLLRDPRYNKGLAFTEGERDAHYLRGLLPPSVFNQELQEKRLMHNLRQYEVPLHRYMALMDLQERNERLFYKLLIDNVEELLPVVYTPTVGEACQKYGSIFRRPQGLYISLKEKGKILEVLKNWPEKSIQVIVVTDGERILGLGDLGCQGMGIPVGKLSLYTALGGVRPSSCLPVTIDVGTNNEKLLNDEFYIGLRQRRATGQEYAELLDEFMRAVKQNYGEKVLVQFEDFANHNAFDLLEKYSSSHLVFNDDIQGTASVVLAGLLASLKLVGGTLADHTFLFLGAGEAGTGIAELIALEVSKQTKAPVEETRKKIWLVDSKGLIVSSRLESLQQFKKPWAHEHEPVKGLLEAVKAIKPTVLIGSSGAGKTFTKEVVETMASLNEKPLILALSNPTSQSECTAEEAYTWSKGRAIFASGSPFDPVEYEGKLFVPGQANNAYIFPGFGLGLIMSGAIRVRDEMLLAASEALAAQVSEENYDKGLIYPPFTNIRKISANIAAKVAAKAYDLGLASHLPRPKDLVKYAESCMYSPGYRSYR
- the LOC137822959 gene encoding NADP-dependent malic enzyme isoform X2, whose protein sequence is MSSISLKENGGEVSVKKDYSNGGGVRDLYGEDSATEDHLITPWTFSVASGCSLLRDPRYNKGLAFTEGERDAHYLRGLLPPSVFNQELQEKRLMHNLRQYEVPLHRYMALMDLQERNERLFYKLLIDNVEELLPVVYTPTVGEACQKYGSIFRRPQGLYISLKEKGKILEVLKNWPEKSIQVIVVTDGERILGLGDLGCQGMGIPVGKLSLYTALGGVRPSSCLPVTIDVGTNNEKLLNDEFYIGLRQRRATGQEYAELLDEFMRAVKQNYGEKVLVQFEDFANHNAFDLLEKYSSSHLVFNDDIQGTASVVLAGLLASLKLVGGTLADHTFLFLGAGEAGTGIAELIALEVSKQTKAPVEETRKKIWLVDSKGLIVSSRLESLQQFKKPWAHEHEPVKGLLEAVKAIKPTVLIGSSGAGKTFTKEVVETMASLNEKPLILALSNPTSQSECTAEEAYTWSKGRAIFASGSPFDPVEYEGKLFVPGQANNAYIFPGFGLGLIMSGAIRVRDEMLLAASEALAAQVSEENYDKGLIYPPFTNIRKISANIAAKVAAKAYDLGLASHLPRPKDLVKYAESCMYSPGYRSYR